Part of the Thermococcus barossii genome is shown below.
ACCCAACCTTTGGTTCTTCTGGGAGTTCATGCGTCTACGTTTTGAACATCTCAACCGGTCGGCTTTCTGGCTGGTTCTGTCCCGATGTGCTCGGAGGCCATGTCTCGGACGTTAAAATCACAGGAGGCAGAATATACGTCACCATTGGAGAGCCGAGAAGACCTCCGCTGGAGACCCACGCGTTGATATACATGAAAGACGGCGAGAAAGTCAAAAAAGCGGAAATTACCAGCATTTCGGGGGAGGGCGTGGGCATCAGACTTCTCATAGATGCCAACGAGAAGTATGCCGTTGTATCTTACTTCCTAGCCAACGAAAGAGGGGATGAGAAGAACGGAATTTGCGTCTTTACAGCGGGGAGCTTAAGGAAAATCGCCTGCAAAGAGTTCAAAGAGGGAGAACGCCCAACAAAAGTCAAACTCACGGGAAACATCGTTTACGTCCAAACAACCAACGGGGTGAAAGCCTACAAAATATTCAGCCTGTGGTAATGGATGGCGTTTCAAGATGCCGGTGTGAGGTGAGCGGATGTTTAGAGCACACCTTCTCTAACAAGTCTCTCCCTTATCCTCTCAAACTCACCGAGTGAACCCCTCACTATCGGATACCTCGGAACGAAGGGGCACGATTCTTCAGGTTCGATGCTTATATCGAACGTGCCAATCTCCTTAGCAATTCTAACTATCTCTTCCTTGTCAAGACCAATAAGCGGCCTCAGGATCGGAAGGTCGCTAGCCCTGCTTATTATCATAAGGTTGTCAAGGGTCTGGGAAGCAACTTGGCCGAGGGAATCGCCTGTGACTATAGCTCTTGCCCCAATCTCATGTCCCACCCTGCACGCCTTCCTGAGCATCATGTATTTACAGAAGAGGCACGTCCACTTTCCCTTTCCAATCTCCGCCAGCTTCGAAAAAACCGGTGCCTGTTCCTCGTAGGCATCTACTATAACCGCCTCATTCAGCTTTCCGTACTTTCCGAGAACCTCGCAGAGCTCAAAAACCTTGGACTCCTTCGTACCGCTCTGCCGGAAGTGAACGGGGGTTATCTCAAAGCCTTTCCTGAGCATGAGGTATATCGCCACGGGCGAGTCTATGCCCGAACTGAGCAGCGCCACCGCTTTCATGTTCGGAAGAAGGGATGGGAGATATATGAAGCTTTCCTCAACTTAAGGTTGGAGTCCACCAGAACTGATCTCGATTCCCCAAACCTTTGATTCGTACGGGACCCCAAACATCAGGTACAGCTCGTAGTTAACCCTCCATACTCTCAGAAATTCCTTGAACCGGTAAGTGGCCTCCACAGGCAGAAGGACGACCCATGGGGCCAGATAATGTCCCTCCAGTTCTTTCAGTATACCACTTTTCCCATCCCTCCCGCGAAGTGCGAAGCTGAATTTGTTCCTCTCGTTCTTTGTCATCCCCCTGACATCGAGGACGAACAGCGCGTATCCCTCTCCGTTCATCAGCTCATGAACTGGCCGTTTTCTAATCAGGGAATAGCCAGTAATCACTATCCCCGGAACAGCAAGGTAGTTGGGATTCCACATTTGCTCAAGGTTTATCGCCTTAACGTCCAGCTTTTCGTGGGGAAACCCTGTATCTACCAGCATCTCCTTGAACTCAAAGGAGAGTTCAAACCTCTCAGAATCGTCCGCCCCCCGGAGCACGACCATGAAGTCAAAATCGTTGGGGGAGTCTTTCCCCTGGGTCGTGGATCCATACAGAACCACATCAAAGACCTTTCCATGCTCCCTCTTGAATTTACTCGCGGCCTCTTCCAGTTCACTTAATCCTATCGGTAAGTTTGAGAACTTCATTCCTCAACGCCCCCACCTCATTTTCTGTGAGCCGTCTTTCATACGCGTCCCGGTAAAAATCAAAGAACTTACTGACAACGCGGTACAGATCACGGTAGTGAAGCCTCAGAATTGCAAATCGTTCACTGTGGTTCTTGGGTTCAAGATTCAGATCACGCTTGATGATGTAGTCGCATATCCCAACAAGGGCTTTGAAATACAGTATCGATGCGGAATTGTATCTGCCTTTTTGAAGGCGTCTTCCCCGTCTCTATGTATTCCCAGATATTTGCCTTCAGGTCATCAAGACTCACAGGCACATTTCTCACCGTGTAGTCATGCCTACAACAGCACGGTATTTAAGGATTTCTGTAGGAATTCCTACGGGTGCCAAACTGGAGCAGGCCGATGTAAACAAACCAGGTCAGTATCGTGGAGGCACCGATGAGCTCAGGAATCGCGAGGCCCTTAAAGATCCCAGCCTTCACGAGGTATAGCATCAGAGCGAAGGTGAGAACCGCCAGAACGCTCCAGACGTAGCCGGCGAAGAGCCCCTTCCGTCCGAGCTTTATGCCAACTATCGCTATATCCGCCAGGGCCAGAACGTAGAAGAAGACCGCCGCCGGGCGTGCGGCGCGTACTCCTCAGGAAAAACTCCAACGAGGAACAGGAGAACCATCGCGAGGGGCATCAGGTAAGCCAGACCGTTCCTCAGCGCACCGAGGGAGGCCACAAAACCCAGAACGGCAAAGACCATCAAAAAACCGTTGAAGTAGTAGTTCACCGGATTCCGTATTGAACCCATGTCGCTCAGGGCGTTGTCTGTGAACGAAAACCACGGGTTCTGGTTCACAACGATGAGGAGTCCGACGATGAAGATGAGCGGGAGGAAGATGGCCACGTACGACCATAAACGCTGAAGAGTCATGGGGATCACTTCACAAATTCCACGTTTTCCATGTTTACAAACTCCTTATCGCCCGTGAGAAACCTCATTTCCATGTCCTTTGCTAGAACGTAACCCAGACAATCTATCAAAGAAAGCTTTTTCCCTTCCTTTTTGGCCCGAAGTCTTAGGGTTGATGCCCGGACGTAATGCGTTGTATCGGGCGTCAGGATAATAAAAACGCTCCTCACGAGTTCCACGATAGCTTTAGCTTTCTTCTCTCCAAAGTCCCTTGTCAGGGCATACGACAGCTCTAGCAGGTTGAATTCGGTTGTATACAGTTCCTCTTCAGCATATGTTGAGTAGTTGGGGTTTCCTCTGAGGATTTCAACGAGGGCGTAGGTATCGGCGAAGAACTTAGCCATGTGCCTCCCTCAGTTCATCCTTCAGCTTTTGAGGGTCAACGTCCCAGTCCTTCAGAATTCCAAAGACTTCAACCTTTATGAGCACCCTGCTCTTTTCAGGCAGGTTGAGCTTTTTTACAGGTTTTAAAATTCCGTTTTCATACACGGCCTCAACGACTATTGGCACGTTCTCACCCCATAACAACTTGTTTTTTCCATTTTTAACCTTTCAGCACTCTCCCTTCCCCGGCTCTTCACCAAAAACCGCCTTGTAGAGCTTCCTGAACTCCTCCCACGAGCCCCTGATAACCGGATGCCTCGGTATGAACGGAATCTCGTCCTCAGGCAGGGTTGAGAGCTCGAAGGTTCCTATCTCCTTCGCTATCCTGACGATTTCCTCCTTGTCCATGCCGATGAGCGGGCGGTAAATCGGCAAATCGCTCGCCTGGCTGACGATGTACATGTTCTCAAGGGTCTGTGAAGCCACCTGCCCGAGGGAGTCGCCCATAACGATGCCTTTAGCTCCGAAGTCCTTCGCTATTTTATCGGCGTGCCTAACCATCATGAACTTGCAGAAGACGCAGGTGTACTT
Proteins encoded:
- a CDS encoding adenine nucleotide alpha hydrolase family protein; the protein is MKAVALLSSGIDSPVAIYLMLRKGFEITPVHFRQSGTKESKVFELCEVLGKYGKLNEAVIVDAYEEQAPVFSKLAEIGKGKWTCLFCKYMMLRKACRVGHEIGARAIVTGDSLGQVASQTLDNLMIISRASDLPILRPLIGLDKEEIVRIAKEIGTFDISIEPEESCPFVPRYPIVRGSLGEFERIRERLVREGVL
- a CDS encoding nucleotidyltransferase domain-containing protein — protein: MKFSNLPIGLSELEEAASKFKREHGKVFDVVLYGSTTQGKDSPNDFDFMVVLRGADDSERFELSFEFKEMLVDTGFPHEKLDVKAINLEQMWNPNYLAVPGIVITGYSLIRKRPVHELMNGEGYALFVLDVRGMTKNERNKFSFALRGRDGKSGILKELEGHYLAPWVVLLPVEATYRFKEFLRVWRVNYELYLMFGVPYESKVWGIEISSGGLQP
- a CDS encoding DUF998 domain-containing protein → MTLQRLWSYVAIFLPLIFIVGLLIVVNQNPWFSFTDNALSDMGSIRNPVNYYFNGFLMVFAVLGFVASLGALRNGLAYLMPLAMVLLFLVGVFPEEYAPHARRRSSSTFWPWRI
- a CDS encoding type II toxin-antitoxin system VapC family toxin, whose amino-acid sequence is MAKFFADTYALVEILRGNPNYSTYAEEELYTTEFNLLELSYALTRDFGEKKAKAIVELVRSVFIILTPDTTHYVRASTLRLRAKKEGKKLSLIDCLGYVLAKDMEMRFLTGDKEFVNMENVEFVK
- a CDS encoding antitoxin family protein, which produces MPIVVEAVYENGILKPVKKLNLPEKSRVLIKVEVFGILKDWDVDPQKLKDELREAHG